A region from the Amycolatopsis camponoti genome encodes:
- the rpsF gene encoding 30S ribosomal protein S6 — MSRHYEVMVILDPTLDERTVAPTLDTFLNVIRTSGGSVEKVDVWGRRRLSYEIKKHAEGIYALLDLNSSSDAVKELDRQLSLQETVLRTKVMRREIKRAAAKPAAVKA; from the coding sequence GTGTCACGCCATTACGAGGTAATGGTCATCCTGGACCCCACGCTCGACGAGCGCACTGTCGCTCCGACGCTGGACACCTTCCTCAACGTGATCCGCACTTCGGGCGGAAGCGTCGAGAAGGTCGACGTCTGGGGCCGGCGCCGGCTTTCGTACGAGATCAAGAAGCACGCCGAGGGGATCTACGCCCTCCTCGACCTGAACTCGTCTTCGGACGCGGTGAAGGAGCTGGACCGCCAGCTGTCGCTGCAGGAGACCGTGCTCCGCACCAAGGTCATGCGTCGCGAGATCAAGCGCGCCGCGGCCAAGCCCGCCGCCGTCAAGGCCTGA
- a CDS encoding single-stranded DNA-binding protein — protein sequence MAGDTVITVIGNLTSDPELRFTPSGAAVANFTVASTPRTLDKQSGEWKDGEALFLRCNIWRQAAENVAESLTRGARVVVQGRLKQRSFETKEGEKRTVVELEVDEIGPSLRYATAKVNKVSRGGGGGGDFGGGGGGGNRGGGGGGGMPADDPWGSAPAASSGGGGGFSDEPPF from the coding sequence ATGGCTGGAGACACCGTCATCACGGTGATCGGCAACCTGACGTCCGACCCGGAGCTGCGCTTCACCCCGTCCGGTGCGGCGGTCGCGAACTTCACCGTCGCGTCCACGCCCCGCACGCTCGACAAGCAGTCGGGCGAGTGGAAGGACGGCGAGGCGCTGTTCCTGCGCTGCAACATCTGGCGCCAGGCGGCGGAGAACGTCGCCGAGTCCCTGACCCGCGGCGCTCGCGTCGTCGTGCAGGGCCGCCTGAAGCAGCGGTCGTTCGAGACGAAGGAAGGCGAGAAGCGCACCGTCGTCGAGCTCGAGGTCGACGAAATCGGCCCCTCGCTGCGCTACGCCACGGCCAAGGTCAACAAGGTCAGCCGCGGTGGCGGCGGCGGTGGTGACTTCGGCGGCGGCGGTGGCGGTGGAAACCGCGGCGGCGGCGGTGGCGGCGGAATGCCGGCCGACGACCCGTGGGGCTCCGCCCCGGCCGCCAGCAGCGGTGGCGGCGGCGGCTTCTCCGACGAGCCTCCCTTCTGA
- the rpsR gene encoding 30S ribosomal protein S18: MAKPPIRKPKKKVCVFCKAEKKGRPELIDYKDTNLLRKYISDRGKIRARRVTGNCSQHQRDIAIAVKNSREMALLPYTSTAR, encoded by the coding sequence GTGGCCAAGCCACCCATTCGCAAGCCCAAGAAGAAGGTCTGCGTGTTCTGCAAGGCCGAGAAAAAGGGCCGTCCGGAACTGATCGACTACAAGGACACCAACCTGCTGCGGAAGTACATCTCCGACCGCGGCAAGATCCGTGCCCGTCGCGTCACCGGCAACTGCAGCCAGCACCAGCGTGACATCGCCATCGCGGTCAAGAACTCCCGCGAGATGGCGCTGCTGCCCTACACCTCGACCGCGCGCTAA
- the rplI gene encoding 50S ribosomal protein L9 — protein MAKIILTTDVANLGGPGDIVEVKDGYARNYLLPRGYAIAASKGAEKNVRTIQRAQESRRIRDLDHAKEIKATLEGLGAIQLNGKAAEGSKKLFGSITAGEIVDAIKAAGGPLLDKRVIELRDHIKTVGKHSVGARLHPDVKVEVRLEVKASQA, from the coding sequence ATGGCGAAGATCATCCTCACCACGGACGTGGCCAACCTCGGCGGCCCCGGCGACATCGTCGAGGTCAAGGACGGCTACGCGCGCAACTACCTGCTCCCGCGGGGCTACGCGATCGCGGCCTCCAAGGGTGCCGAGAAGAACGTGCGCACCATCCAGCGGGCGCAGGAGAGCCGTCGCATCCGCGACCTCGACCACGCCAAGGAGATCAAGGCGACGCTGGAGGGCCTCGGCGCCATCCAGCTCAACGGCAAGGCGGCCGAGGGCTCGAAGAAGCTCTTCGGTTCGATCACCGCCGGCGAGATCGTCGACGCGATCAAGGCGGCCGGTGGCCCGCTGCTCGACAAGCGCGTCATCGAGCTGCGCGACCACATCAAGACCGTGGGCAAGCACTCGGTCGGCGCCCGGCTTCACCCGGACGTGAAGGTCGAGGTGCGGCTCGAGGTCAAGGCCTCGCAGGCGTAG
- a CDS encoding DUF3558 domain-containing protein, whose translation MNRRLLAVPALVFAVLAVAGCSGKTRGTANPEPTAASGGSETSRSAADSAPRVPEPLKTANITSDACATINADGRSALGLGDGSPRSTANGPSCTFQEAADPGNQIDVTTVTANKNGLQDVYDTKANDAYFEETQAGGYPVVYAAALDDRKKGKCGLFVGVTDELAVNVLVQYDNGAGASDPCSVAQKFGEAMIQTLKVG comes from the coding sequence GTGAACCGACGACTTCTCGCCGTCCCGGCCCTGGTCTTCGCCGTGCTCGCCGTCGCGGGCTGCTCCGGCAAGACGCGGGGCACCGCCAACCCGGAGCCGACCGCGGCGTCCGGCGGCAGCGAGACGTCCCGGTCCGCGGCCGACTCCGCGCCGCGGGTGCCGGAGCCGCTGAAGACCGCGAACATCACGTCGGACGCCTGCGCCACGATCAACGCCGACGGACGCTCGGCGCTGGGCCTCGGCGACGGCTCCCCGCGCAGCACCGCGAACGGCCCGAGCTGCACGTTCCAGGAAGCCGCCGACCCGGGCAACCAGATCGACGTGACCACGGTGACGGCGAACAAGAACGGGCTCCAGGACGTCTACGACACCAAGGCGAACGACGCCTACTTCGAAGAGACGCAGGCCGGCGGGTACCCGGTCGTGTACGCCGCCGCGCTGGACGACCGCAAGAAGGGCAAGTGCGGCCTGTTCGTCGGCGTCACCGACGAGCTGGCGGTCAACGTCCTGGTCCAGTACGACAACGGGGCCGGCGCCTCCGACCCGTGCTCGGTGGCGCAGAAGTTCGGCGAGGCGATGATCCAGACCTTGAAGGTGGGCTGA
- a CDS encoding ESX secretion-associated protein EspG, whose translation MLDRQVTITTGTLVNLIRRRGGEPHTVLAETPTWYSDEAQRAEDERVNAELTKAGLFGPRGMHPGFVATVEAIARPQLEYYGWIDGGFQGKPVSYRLLAGSAGGEAFVLAKHEELDVVVLESTQPHELLDGFLGQIPKLAPGRGTPLAVPKSQIEGTARGDEGGYAVLRSDRPAEGAQEVDELRRILSLRRMGSGSLYVATRSRSGAWHRIERPVNYIDTSEGRWLTEEVPGRGENRIAFTPADQRVLAERLRSAQGRLTAA comes from the coding sequence GTGCTGGACAGGCAGGTCACCATCACGACCGGCACCCTGGTCAACCTGATCCGGCGCCGGGGCGGCGAGCCGCACACCGTGCTGGCCGAGACGCCGACCTGGTACAGCGACGAGGCCCAGCGCGCCGAGGACGAGCGGGTCAACGCCGAGCTCACCAAGGCCGGGCTGTTCGGCCCGCGCGGCATGCACCCCGGGTTCGTCGCGACGGTCGAAGCCATCGCCCGGCCGCAGCTGGAGTACTACGGCTGGATCGACGGCGGGTTCCAGGGCAAGCCGGTCAGCTACCGGCTGCTCGCGGGCAGCGCCGGCGGCGAGGCGTTCGTGCTGGCCAAGCACGAGGAACTCGACGTCGTCGTGCTGGAGTCGACTCAGCCGCACGAGCTGCTCGACGGTTTCCTCGGCCAGATCCCGAAGCTGGCACCCGGACGCGGGACACCGCTCGCCGTGCCGAAGAGCCAGATCGAGGGCACCGCTCGCGGCGACGAAGGCGGGTACGCGGTGCTCCGCAGCGACCGTCCGGCCGAGGGCGCGCAGGAGGTCGACGAGCTCCGGCGGATCCTCTCGCTACGCCGAATGGGGAGCGGCAGCCTCTACGTCGCGACCCGCAGTCGCAGCGGGGCCTGGCACCGCATCGAACGCCCGGTGAACTACATCGATACGTCGGAAGGCCGGTGGCTGACCGAAGAGGTGCCGGGACGTGGGGAGAACCGGATCGCCTTCACCCCGGCCGACCAGCGCGTTCTCGCTGAGCGGTTACGCAGCGCACAGGGCCGGCTCACCGCGGCCTGA
- the dnaB gene encoding replicative DNA helicase: MALTDDRGPMYAESDPGPSDPGSGGGFDRQPPQDITAEQSVLGGMLLSKDAVADVIEALGPDDFYRPAHQAIYDCILDLYGRGEPADPITISAELERRGELGRIGGAPYLHTLIATVPTAANAGFYAEIVAEKAVLRRLVEAGTRIVQYGYGAAAADGANIDEVVDRAQAAIYDVTERRTSEDYVALEELLQPTMDEIDAIASRGGQSQGIPTGFTDFDELTNGLHPGQMIIVAARPGVGKSTLGLDFARSASIRHGLTSVIFSLEMSRTEIVMRMLSAEAKIRLADMRGGKMSDDDWTRLARRMSEVSEAPLFVDDSPNMTMMEIRAKARRLKQRNDLKLVVLDYLQLMTSGKRVESRQQEVSEFSRQMKLLAKEIEVPVIAISQLNRGPEQRTDKRPMLSDLRESGSLEQDADLVILVNRPDAWERDDPRAGEADLIIAKHRAGPTATIVVAHQLHYSRFVDLSHD; this comes from the coding sequence GTGGCGCTGACCGACGACCGCGGTCCGATGTACGCGGAGTCCGACCCGGGTCCGAGCGACCCCGGCTCCGGCGGCGGTTTCGACCGCCAGCCGCCGCAGGACATCACAGCCGAGCAGTCCGTGCTCGGCGGCATGCTGCTGTCCAAGGACGCGGTCGCCGACGTCATCGAGGCGCTCGGCCCCGACGACTTCTACCGCCCGGCGCACCAGGCGATCTACGACTGCATCCTCGACCTCTACGGCCGCGGCGAGCCGGCCGACCCGATCACCATCTCCGCGGAGCTGGAGCGCCGGGGCGAGCTGGGCCGCATCGGCGGCGCGCCGTACCTGCACACGCTGATCGCGACGGTGCCGACCGCGGCGAACGCCGGCTTCTACGCCGAGATCGTCGCGGAGAAGGCGGTGCTGCGCCGGCTCGTCGAGGCGGGCACCCGGATCGTGCAGTACGGCTACGGCGCGGCCGCGGCGGACGGTGCGAACATCGACGAGGTGGTCGACCGCGCGCAGGCCGCGATCTACGACGTCACCGAGCGCCGGACCAGCGAGGACTACGTCGCGCTGGAAGAGCTGCTGCAGCCGACGATGGACGAGATCGACGCGATCGCCTCGCGCGGCGGCCAGTCCCAGGGCATCCCGACCGGGTTCACCGACTTCGACGAGCTGACCAACGGCCTGCACCCCGGGCAGATGATCATCGTCGCGGCCCGCCCCGGTGTCGGCAAGTCGACCCTGGGCCTCGACTTCGCGCGGTCCGCGTCGATCCGGCACGGCCTGACCAGCGTCATCTTCTCCCTGGAAATGAGCCGGACCGAGATCGTCATGCGCATGCTGTCGGCCGAGGCGAAGATCCGCCTCGCCGACATGCGCGGTGGCAAGATGTCCGACGACGACTGGACGCGGCTGGCCCGCCGGATGAGCGAGGTGTCCGAGGCACCGCTGTTCGTCGACGACTCACCGAACATGACGATGATGGAGATCCGGGCGAAGGCGCGCCGGCTGAAGCAGCGCAACGACCTGAAGCTCGTCGTCCTCGACTACCTCCAGCTGATGACGTCCGGCAAGCGCGTCGAATCGCGGCAGCAGGAAGTCTCGGAGTTCTCGCGGCAGATGAAGCTGCTGGCCAAGGAGATCGAGGTCCCGGTGATCGCGATCAGCCAGCTGAACCGTGGTCCCGAGCAGCGGACGGACAAGCGCCCGATGCTGTCCGACCTGCGTGAGTCCGGCTCGCTGGAGCAGGACGCCGACCTCGTCATCCTGGTCAACCGCCCCGACGCGTGGGAGCGCGACGACCCGCGCGCGGGCGAGGCGGACCTGATCATCGCGAAGCACCGTGCCGGCCCGACCGCCACGATCGTCGTGGCCCACCAGCTGCACTACAGCCGCTTCGTGGACCTCTCCCACGACTAA
- a CDS encoding MarR family winged helix-turn-helix transcriptional regulator, with the protein MTDAVADVERAMIAIRRSQQRRALSRIGKARGQGAHDPVHELLDVVEELAERGEPSTVTALSTAMGVDQPRASRLVARAVEQGLLRREADQRDGRRAVLVPTEAGQAHLGELHAFRRSVFAEVMADWPDEDRENFGRLLTAFIRGYSALG; encoded by the coding sequence ATGACGGACGCGGTGGCCGACGTCGAGCGCGCGATGATCGCGATCCGCCGCAGCCAGCAGCGGCGGGCGCTGAGCCGGATCGGCAAGGCCCGCGGCCAGGGCGCACACGACCCGGTGCACGAGCTGCTCGACGTCGTCGAAGAGCTCGCCGAACGCGGCGAGCCCAGCACGGTGACGGCCTTGAGCACGGCGATGGGCGTGGACCAGCCGCGCGCCAGCCGGCTCGTCGCGCGCGCCGTCGAGCAGGGACTCTTGCGCCGCGAAGCCGATCAGCGCGACGGACGGCGTGCGGTGCTCGTGCCGACCGAGGCCGGCCAGGCGCACCTCGGCGAGCTGCACGCCTTCCGGCGCTCGGTGTTCGCCGAGGTCATGGCGGACTGGCCGGACGAGGACCGCGAGAACTTCGGCAGGCTCCTCACGGCGTTCATCCGCGGGTACAGCGCCCTCGGTTAG
- a CDS encoding MarR family winged helix-turn-helix transcriptional regulator has product MKPLGWWLRHVHELLESSMAQALDAESLSRRHWQVLNTIALGARTPEEVDAALAPFVAADGPMAAKVADLRARGWVAEDGELTEAGREAHARVEERVEAFRATVTRGISDDDYRTTVRTLERCAANLESD; this is encoded by the coding sequence ATGAAACCCCTCGGCTGGTGGCTTCGCCACGTCCACGAGCTTCTCGAATCCTCCATGGCCCAGGCCCTCGACGCCGAGTCGCTGAGCCGCCGGCACTGGCAGGTACTCAACACGATCGCCCTCGGCGCCCGCACGCCGGAGGAGGTCGACGCGGCACTGGCGCCGTTCGTCGCCGCCGACGGCCCGATGGCCGCCAAGGTGGCCGACCTCCGGGCTCGCGGCTGGGTCGCCGAAGACGGCGAACTCACCGAGGCGGGCCGCGAAGCCCACGCCCGGGTCGAGGAGCGCGTCGAAGCCTTCCGCGCCACGGTGACCCGCGGGATCAGCGACGACGACTACCGCACGACGGTCCGCACCCTGGAGCGTTGCGCGGCGAACCTCGAGAGCGACTGA
- a CDS encoding dioxygenase family protein yields MTRTPVLYLSHGAPPLADDTTWTRQLAAWSADLPRPRAILVVSAHWEEAPLTIAATTTVPLVYDFWGFPDRYYQVKYAAPGAPELAAKVRKLLRSTETPVHDAPERGLDHGAYVPLVEMYPDADIPVLQVSMPSLDPQELFDLGRKLAPLRDEGVLIIGSGFFTHNLSGMARATDGTPPAWSAEFDHWGDEVVRGGDVDALLDFRHKAPAAALAHPRIEHFAPLFVSLGATAEEKSGRTVIDGFWHGLAKRSLQFS; encoded by the coding sequence ATGACCCGCACCCCGGTCCTCTACCTCAGCCACGGAGCGCCGCCGCTCGCCGACGACACCACGTGGACCCGCCAGCTCGCCGCCTGGTCGGCCGACCTGCCCCGGCCCCGCGCGATCCTGGTCGTGTCGGCGCACTGGGAGGAGGCGCCGCTGACCATCGCGGCCACGACGACCGTGCCGCTCGTGTACGACTTCTGGGGCTTCCCGGACCGCTACTACCAGGTCAAATACGCGGCGCCGGGCGCGCCCGAGCTGGCCGCGAAGGTGCGGAAGCTGCTCCGCTCGACGGAGACGCCGGTGCACGACGCGCCGGAGCGCGGCCTCGACCACGGCGCCTACGTGCCGCTCGTCGAGATGTACCCGGACGCCGACATCCCGGTGCTGCAGGTTTCGATGCCTTCGCTCGACCCGCAGGAGCTGTTCGACCTCGGCCGCAAGCTCGCGCCGCTGCGCGACGAAGGCGTGCTGATCATCGGCAGCGGTTTCTTCACCCACAACCTGAGCGGCATGGCCCGCGCCACCGACGGGACACCGCCCGCGTGGTCGGCCGAGTTCGACCACTGGGGCGACGAGGTGGTGCGCGGCGGCGACGTCGACGCGCTGCTCGACTTCCGGCACAAGGCGCCGGCGGCGGCGCTCGCGCACCCGCGGATCGAGCACTTCGCGCCGCTGTTCGTCTCCCTCGGCGCGACCGCGGAGGAGAAGTCCGGCCGCACGGTGATCGACGGGTTCTGGCACGGCCTGGCGAAGCGCTCGCTGCAGTTCTCCTGA
- a CDS encoding beta strand repeat-containing protein: MQTWAKRGLQTALVTGGLLMLGTGIASADENVNPDAPASPLDLNVTAPIQEANNAVGTPFGQLDLPAGQTELSTKPVTNAANEAAKQLDEASPISQSTLGGATKADGAGAFTPGHNNLKGNKVTGDVVVPIQIVDNAVGVIGDANVQGGDHTQTWDHNQDIATTGQDSSLAGNAVALDWALPVQIAGNGGGVAGGTGRVTGGSASQSTNETGNVDTNGDGSSLSGNVVAGQLATPVQVTGNAASYLLGNGQSHGYSADTVATSGGSLFSSGDNSAGSGNVVGAPIALPVKFNCNSGAVWGSLSNSDGCNTSADATAGDTREGSLGIPTYLETSGNDSFLSGNGGAASLSPIANVAGVAGSWIGNASAGIPETGSSSSTVDSGGFVKTAGDNASGSGNVLNPSVALPVEAFGIGGTYIGQANAAHDNTTDANAGNGSYTKGNDSVLGGNIVNTQTAGAPEVFGIGGSHIGNASGTATEDKTVTAGAYDGTQGNDSSGSGNVVQVPVGLPAEVFGVGGSFIGQGSGSADETKVVSGGGGGSTHDDNGFLSSNLGTVPASLPVQVANIGGAFVGQGHGKGSTDTTSNAGGDVTANGPAGAGAGNIIEAPVSLPVLAAGSGAALAGIGTGENDNITDSSAGGDALTDGQDGALAGNIVKAPIAGAAQLFSDGVAGAALGHGLGTSDTMSQAGGDATTNGDRGSVAGNIIGADALPVAQVFGDAVSAAGVASGTGINTTSVQNAGDDTTSGVEGAISGNILDIPATAIAQLFGDAVTVGGVAHAVGDNSLTTQNGGEPVTEGDGSSLSGYNFYHDIVAPVQIFGVPLELLGVATADATDMTSINGEATDAADTIANPVEGSELGAGELPSLTGLASGLPTAGLPTAGLPALPTAVPAERADVPVSPMAGLPHLPTAGGLPGLNGLSGLGGSLAGGGERADLPTGGLPVHIPALSGGLLPSLPALGGTERADLPTGGLPVALPALPALGGGVPTLPVALPVTPALPAAPAALPAAPALPVNAKLPVLDSAAPAAQVPAMSGLDSTGFLAKLLGLVKRK, encoded by the coding sequence ATGCAGACGTGGGCAAAGCGCGGACTCCAGACCGCACTTGTCACCGGTGGGTTGCTGATGCTGGGTACCGGCATCGCTTCGGCCGACGAGAACGTCAACCCGGACGCCCCGGCGTCCCCGCTCGACCTGAACGTCACGGCTCCCATCCAGGAAGCCAACAACGCGGTCGGCACCCCCTTCGGCCAGCTGGACCTGCCCGCCGGGCAGACGGAGCTGAGCACCAAGCCGGTCACCAACGCGGCGAACGAAGCGGCTAAGCAGCTCGACGAAGCCAGCCCGATCAGCCAGAGCACCCTCGGCGGTGCCACCAAGGCCGACGGCGCGGGCGCGTTCACCCCGGGGCACAACAACCTCAAGGGCAACAAGGTCACCGGCGACGTCGTCGTCCCGATCCAGATCGTGGACAACGCGGTCGGCGTGATCGGCGACGCGAACGTCCAGGGCGGCGACCACACGCAGACCTGGGACCACAACCAGGACATCGCGACGACGGGCCAGGACTCCAGCCTCGCGGGCAACGCGGTCGCCCTCGACTGGGCCCTCCCCGTGCAGATCGCCGGGAACGGCGGCGGCGTCGCCGGCGGCACCGGCCGCGTGACCGGTGGGTCGGCCAGCCAGAGCACCAACGAGACCGGGAACGTCGACACCAACGGCGACGGCTCCTCGCTCTCCGGCAACGTGGTCGCGGGCCAGCTCGCCACCCCGGTGCAGGTGACCGGCAACGCCGCGTCGTACCTGCTCGGCAACGGCCAGAGCCACGGCTACTCGGCCGACACCGTCGCGACCTCCGGCGGCTCGCTGTTCAGCTCCGGCGACAACAGCGCGGGATCGGGCAACGTGGTCGGCGCGCCGATCGCCCTGCCGGTCAAGTTCAACTGCAACTCGGGCGCCGTGTGGGGCTCGCTGTCGAACTCCGACGGCTGCAACACCTCCGCCGACGCCACGGCCGGGGACACGCGCGAGGGCAGCCTCGGCATCCCGACCTACCTCGAGACGAGCGGCAACGACTCGTTCCTGTCCGGCAACGGCGGGGCGGCCTCGCTGTCCCCGATCGCGAACGTCGCGGGTGTCGCGGGCTCGTGGATCGGCAACGCCTCGGCGGGCATCCCCGAGACCGGCAGCTCCTCCAGCACGGTCGACTCGGGCGGCTTCGTCAAGACCGCCGGTGACAACGCGAGCGGCTCGGGCAACGTCCTGAACCCGTCGGTCGCGCTGCCGGTCGAGGCCTTCGGCATCGGTGGCACCTACATCGGCCAGGCCAACGCCGCGCACGACAACACCACCGACGCCAACGCGGGCAACGGCAGCTACACCAAGGGCAACGACTCCGTCCTCGGCGGCAACATCGTCAACACCCAGACCGCGGGCGCGCCCGAGGTCTTCGGTATCGGCGGCAGCCACATCGGCAACGCGTCCGGCACGGCGACCGAGGACAAGACGGTCACCGCCGGGGCGTACGACGGCACGCAGGGCAACGACTCGTCCGGCTCGGGCAACGTCGTCCAGGTGCCGGTCGGCCTGCCCGCCGAGGTCTTCGGCGTGGGCGGCTCGTTCATCGGCCAGGGCTCCGGCTCGGCCGACGAGACCAAGGTCGTCTCCGGCGGCGGCGGTGGCAGCACCCACGACGACAACGGCTTCCTGAGCTCGAACCTGGGCACCGTGCCGGCTTCGCTGCCGGTGCAGGTCGCCAACATCGGCGGCGCGTTCGTCGGCCAGGGCCACGGCAAGGGCTCGACCGACACGACGTCCAACGCGGGCGGCGACGTCACGGCGAACGGCCCCGCGGGCGCCGGCGCCGGCAACATCATCGAGGCCCCGGTCTCGCTCCCGGTGCTGGCCGCCGGCAGCGGTGCCGCCCTCGCGGGCATCGGCACCGGTGAGAACGACAACATCACCGACTCCTCGGCGGGCGGCGACGCCCTCACCGACGGGCAGGACGGTGCGCTGGCCGGCAACATCGTGAAGGCCCCGATCGCGGGTGCCGCGCAGCTGTTCAGCGACGGTGTCGCGGGTGCGGCCCTGGGCCACGGCCTGGGCACGAGCGACACGATGTCGCAGGCCGGTGGCGACGCCACCACCAACGGTGACCGCGGCAGCGTGGCCGGCAACATCATCGGCGCCGACGCGCTGCCGGTGGCGCAGGTCTTCGGTGACGCCGTCAGCGCGGCGGGTGTCGCCAGCGGCACCGGGATCAACACGACGTCCGTGCAGAACGCGGGCGACGACACCACCTCGGGTGTCGAGGGCGCCATCTCCGGCAACATCCTCGACATCCCGGCCACGGCGATCGCGCAGCTGTTCGGCGACGCGGTGACCGTGGGCGGCGTCGCGCACGCTGTCGGCGACAACTCGCTGACCACGCAGAACGGCGGCGAGCCGGTCACCGAGGGTGACGGATCCAGCCTGTCGGGGTACAACTTCTACCACGACATCGTGGCGCCGGTGCAGATCTTCGGGGTCCCCCTCGAGCTGCTCGGTGTCGCCACCGCGGACGCGACCGACATGACCAGCATCAACGGTGAGGCCACGGACGCGGCCGACACGATCGCGAACCCGGTCGAAGGTTCGGAGCTGGGTGCCGGCGAGCTGCCCTCGCTGACCGGGCTGGCCAGTGGCCTGCCGACGGCGGGGCTGCCCACCGCGGGCCTGCCCGCGCTGCCGACGGCCGTTCCGGCCGAGCGTGCCGACGTGCCGGTGAGCCCGATGGCCGGGCTGCCCCACCTGCCGACCGCGGGTGGCCTGCCGGGCCTGAACGGGCTTTCGGGCCTGGGCGGTTCCCTGGCCGGCGGCGGCGAGCGCGCCGACCTGCCGACCGGTGGCCTGCCGGTGCACATCCCCGCCCTGAGCGGCGGCCTGCTGCCGTCGCTGCCGGCGCTGGGTGGCACCGAGCGTGCGGACCTGCCGACCGGTGGCCTGCCCGTCGCGCTGCCGGCGCTGCCCGCCCTGGGTGGCGGCGTCCCGACCCTGCCGGTCGCCCTCCCGGTGACCCCGGCGCTGCCGGCCGCCCCGGCCGCGCTGCCCGCCGCCCCGGCCCTGCCGGTGAACGCGAAGCTGCCGGTGCTGGACAGCGCGGCCCCGGCCGCGCAGGTTCCGGCGATGTCGGGCCTCGACTCGACCGGCTTCCTCGCGAAGCTGCTGGGTCTGGTCAAGCGCAAGTAG
- a CDS encoding AI-2E family transporter — translation MSHARREDPFLPEHEDITGLIPRGLRISAALAWRFIVVVAALYAVVWVIGYLSVVVIPLSIALLVSALLAPAVQKLVAVKFPRGLATAIVLIAGLAVLGGLLTFVVTQFSSGLPQLQQQVNASLDQIKNWLLNGPPHLRQEQIQDFINQAIGFIQNNQASITTTALTTASTVGEILTGFLLTLFITIFFLSGGEGIWSFLVRAVPRPVRNRVDVAGRRGFASLVSYVRATAAVAIVDAVGIGVGLWIMGVPLVIPLATLVFIGAFIPIIGAVITGGVAVLIALVTNGFIGAVIVLAIVIGVMQLESHILQPLLLGRAVKLHPLAVVLAITAGLVAGGIAGALLAVPLLAVLNAGVRSLLHETNPDPAEVNVLKDQAAQPNDAEPGGPKAEIATVGEEEAAASPAEPPKRDKS, via the coding sequence GTGAGCCACGCGCGACGCGAAGACCCGTTCCTGCCGGAGCACGAGGACATCACGGGACTGATCCCCCGCGGGCTGCGCATCAGCGCCGCGCTCGCGTGGCGGTTCATCGTGGTGGTCGCGGCGCTGTACGCGGTGGTGTGGGTGATCGGCTACCTCTCGGTCGTCGTCATCCCGCTGTCCATCGCCCTCCTGGTTTCGGCGCTCCTCGCGCCGGCGGTGCAGAAGCTGGTGGCGGTGAAGTTCCCGCGCGGGCTGGCGACCGCGATCGTCCTCATCGCCGGGCTGGCCGTGCTGGGCGGGCTGCTGACGTTCGTCGTCACCCAGTTCTCCTCCGGTCTGCCGCAGCTGCAGCAGCAGGTGAACGCGAGCCTCGACCAGATCAAGAACTGGCTGCTCAACGGCCCGCCGCACCTGCGCCAGGAGCAGATCCAGGACTTCATCAACCAGGCGATCGGCTTCATCCAGAACAACCAGGCGTCCATCACGACGACCGCGCTGACGACGGCGAGCACGGTCGGCGAGATCCTCACCGGCTTCCTGCTGACGCTGTTCATCACGATCTTCTTCCTCAGCGGCGGCGAAGGCATCTGGTCGTTCCTCGTCCGCGCGGTGCCCCGCCCGGTCCGCAACCGGGTCGACGTCGCCGGGCGCCGCGGGTTCGCGTCGCTGGTCAGCTACGTGCGGGCGACGGCCGCGGTCGCGATCGTCGACGCGGTCGGCATCGGCGTCGGCCTGTGGATCATGGGCGTGCCCCTGGTGATCCCGCTGGCGACGCTGGTCTTCATCGGCGCCTTCATCCCCATCATCGGCGCCGTCATCACCGGCGGTGTCGCCGTGCTGATCGCCCTGGTGACGAACGGGTTCATCGGCGCCGTGATCGTGCTGGCCATCGTGATCGGCGTGATGCAGCTGGAGAGCCACATCCTGCAGCCGCTGCTGCTCGGGCGAGCCGTGAAGCTGCACCCGCTGGCCGTGGTCCTGGCCATCACCGCCGGCCTGGTCGCGGGCGGGATCGCCGGCGCGCTGCTGGCCGTGCCGCTGCTGGCCGTGCTGAACGCCGGCGTCCGGTCGCTGCTGCACGAGACCAACCCGGACCCGGCCGAGGTGAACGTCCTGAAGGACCAGGCCGCGCAGCCGAACGACGCCGAACCCGGGGGCCCGAAGGCCGAGATCGCGACGGTCGGCGAGGAGGAGGCCGCCGCGTCACCGGCCGAGCCGCCGAAGCGCGACAAGTCGTGA